One Ranitomeya variabilis isolate aRanVar5 chromosome 5, aRanVar5.hap1, whole genome shotgun sequence DNA window includes the following coding sequences:
- the MICAL3 gene encoding F-actin-monooxygenase MICAL3 isoform X6, with the protein MEDGRNDKANQAHVLFDRFVQATTCKGTVKSFQELCDYLELKPRDYRSFYHKLKSKLNYWKAKALWSKLDKRSGHKDYKKGKACSNTKCLIIGAGPCGLRTAIELGFLGAKVVVVEKRDAFSRNNVLHLWPFTIHDLRGLGAKKFYGKFCAGAIDHISIRQLQLILLKVSLILGIEIHVNVEFQGLIEPPEEQEKERIGWRAKVHPKGHPISEYDFDVIIGADGRRNTLAGFRRKEFRGKLAIAITANFINRNTTAEAKVEEISGVAFIFNQKFFQDLREATGIDLENIVYYKDDTHYFVMTAKKQSLLEKGVILQDYADTEMLLSRANVDQEALQNYATEAARFSTHQQLPTLDFAINHYGQPDVAMFDFTCMYASENAGLVRERNGHRLLVALVGDSLLEPFWPMGTGIARGFLAAMDSAWMIRSWAYGASPLEVLAERESIYRLLPQTTPENVSKNFSQYSLDPTTRYPNVNLQFLRPSQVRHLFYTGEMKDVNLEIGNLVNAQRTPKLGRNESVARTGKLLSWCQKQTDGYAGVSVTDLTMSWKSGLALCAIIHRYRPELIDFGSLDERNVEKNNQLAFDIAERELGISPIMTGKEMASVGEPDKLSMVVYLSQFYEMFKETTNAEDADQNLDEKAALLASTKSPISFLSKLGQTISRKRTPKDKKEKEVDSSGKRRKTSQSEDEDSSRPNRDERPLLVGALTDRRMDATAGNQNKVKSMATQLLAKFEENAPAPNTGLRKQASFRKEFPQNLGGSDVCYFCHRRVYVMERLSAEGKFFHRSCFQCDYCNTTLRLSCYAYDLEDGKFYCKPHYCYRRSGYSQRKRAAAPAQVSKELKGPTKDTPDAEDPGRAPTLPLAAAEKTPGPSINCEDHTAAKRLRATPERIELENYRVSMQKEELEEVPEETLAEHNLSSLLDKGGPDEEEAASSSSESEMEEDEEDEEEDDGYEPAPSSDLGGVPWKEAVKIHAKLKGRSPDEMEADRAVDLGVSEEEDDEDDDDEEEPSSEEGEYCPWERELQQGLWLQRISDEDAVGTFKAGNLKLQQALTPVDPMEIKVDVHWTHVHKVRQEQDGVNTEGEEVGTSSPSKALLLPSHRHDPVRAWLETVPGVACEDEEAEVLGTGLLEAGAGGDGDTSADLGDDDDIPSDAEAEERLQQSERLRLRLDEGSDAPSSGQNESDRGSCAASATLEPEVFSPKAESEKVSVLTPKEQTSPSIRFFPEPYIPRAGSKASTPLEPKAFTPVSPVCSQPTPTQELVTPTSPTKSPSIPPLLRPLRSPASPICSQPLPSTEVVTVPPTTKSPVCLQPSPVITSTPLAKLPFSSHVVRTDSLTSPNSEEALKRIDLIEEFWTKSAEIRRSLGLTPVERGRTSEVNFQSMEPSAARTPVSKATQGDLKSPPLKTHHVLKKVNPNRLDPELLSPLTPISPSEKELKSSEGERRDLSTSSGLGLNGSNSNTRTAASESFNTSDSALLTPPSSPPPPPPQGEEPATLQKGLASWQNGPESIPSPLPQVKVKSPDVPQTPKLEEVRKSFVESVDEIPFADDVEDTYDERTDNSSLHERFFTPPTSRTKLQRLPLTKENGELPSSVERGRHRKRLLPQLTTEAKELAEERMRAREKSVKSAALRDAMAQQLHKMKQLETVQAPHRGSVLSSTKLSPRLPAESRALAEAPTLRLGAADELFLSSLPAEGSITSSEGSGGGKPKKRPSLFSPRKKEKKSKGEMSRLSDKQDDGTKPKSLWKSVFSGYKKEKKKKSADEKSTPSTPSSTTTVDSGKVKVSNVVRGAELPLRRHLSFSEDSDLSSDDVLEKSSQKSKRESVYVPHALAFRRSYSSKKTYTDEELNAKLTKRVQKAARRQAKQEELKRLHRAQIIQRQLEQVEEKQRQLEERGVAVEKALRGEADYWGESYYSDLIDVHLGGMGKKDDPKLMQEWFRLVQEKNALVRYESELMIFARELELEDRQSRLQQELRERMAVEDQLKSEQELTDEKQILNEMLDVVEQRDALVALLEEQRLREKEEDKDLEEVMLSKGYNLNWS; encoded by the exons GGACTGATCGAGCCCCCGGAAGAGCAAGAAAAAGAAC GCATCGGCTGGAGAGCAAAAGTGCACCCCAAGGGTCACCCCATATCGGAATATGACTTCGATGTCATTATTGGCGCGGACGGCCGGAGGAACACATTGGCCG GTTTTCGAAGGAAAGAATTTCGCGGCAAACTCGCCATCGCCATTACCGCCAATTTTATCAACCGGAACACCACGGCGGAGGCCAAGGTGGAGGAGATCAGCGGTGTCGCCTTTATCTTCAATCAGAAGTTTTTCCAGGACCTGCGAGAGGCGACGG GGATCGATCTGGAGAACATCGTCTACTACAAGGATGACACCCACTACTTTGTCATGACGGCCAAGAAGCAGAGTCTGCTGGAGAAAGGGGTCATCTTACAG GATTATGCCGACACCGAGATGTTGTTGTCACGTGCCAACGTGGATCAGGAGGCGCTGCAGAACTACGCCACCGAGGCCGCGCGCTTCTCCACCCATCAGCAGCTGCCCACACTGGATTTTGCCATCAATCACTATGGGCAGCCGGACGTGGCCATGTTTGACTTTACCTGCATGTACGCCTCCGAGAACGCCGGCCTGGTGCGCGAGAGAAATGGACACCGGCTGCTTGTAGCGCTAGTCGGCGACAGTCTCCTGGAG CCCTTCTGGCCTATGGGGACCGGCATAGCACGAGGCTTCCTGGCTGCTATGGACTCAGCTTGGATGATACGCAGCTGGGCTTATGGAGCGAGCCCTCTAGAAGTCCTGGCTGAGAG GGAGAGCATTTACCGGTTACTTCCTCAGACAACACCGGAGAATGTGAGCAAGAACTTCAGTCAGTACAGTCTGGACCCCACCACTCGTTACCCCAACGTAAACCTTCAGTTCCTGCGGCCGAGCCAG GTTCGGCATTTGTTCTATACTGGAGAAATGAAGGACGTCAATCTGGAGATTGGAAATCTGGTAAATGCCCAGAGGACGCCCAAACTGGGCAGAAATG AGTCGGTGGCGCGCACCGGTAAGCTGCTGAGCTGGTGTCAGAAGCAGACGGACGGCTACGCCGGAGTCAGCGTTACCGACCTCACCATGTCTTGGAAAAGCGGCCTTGCCCTCTGTGCCATTATCCACCGGTACCGCCCCGAGCTCAT TGACTTTGGCTCCCTCGACGAGAGGAACGTTGAGAAGAACAATCAGTTGGCTTTCGACATCGCTGAGCGTGAGCTGGGCATCTCCCCCATCATGACCGGGAAAGAAATGGCGTCCGTCGGGGAGCCAGACAAGCTATCCATGGTGGTGTACCTCAGCCAGTTCTACGAGATGTTCAAGGAGACCACCAACGCTG AAGACGCAGATCAGAATCTGGACGAGAAAGCCGCCCTCCTGGCCAGCACGAAAtcgcccatctccttcctgagcaagCTGGGGCAGACAATCTCCCGGAAACGCACCCCCAAG gaCAAGAAAGAAAAAGAGGTGGACAGCTCGGGCAAGAGGCGGAAAACCAGCCAATCAGAAGAC GAGGACAGCTCCCGACCCAACCGGGATGAGAGACCCTTGTTAGTCGGTGCCCTGACCGACAGGCGGATGGACGCGACTGCTGGGAATCAGAACAAGGTGAAATCCATGGCGACTCAGCTCCTGGCCAAATTCGAGGAGAACGCGCCTGCGCCTAACACCGGACTCAGGAAACAG GCATCTTTCAGGAAAGAATTCCCTCAGAACCTCGGGGGCAGCGATGTCTGTTACTTCTGCCACAGGAGAGTCTACGTCATGGAGCGTTTGAGCGCAGAGGGGAAATTCTTCCATCGAAGCTGCTTTCAATGTGACTACTGCAATACAACTCTGCGTCTTTCCTGCTACGCCTATGACCTGGAAGATG gaaaatTTTATTGCAAACCGCACTACTGTTACAGACGTTCTGGGTACAGCCAGCGGAAGAGGGCGGCCGCTCCTGCGCAGGTCAGCAAG GAGCTCAAAGGACCCACAAAGGATACCCCCGATGCTGAAGATCCTGGCCGAGCCCCCACGTTGCCACTTGCTGCTGCAGAGAAGACCCCAG GTCCCAGTATAAACTGTGAGGATCACACGGCAGCGAAAAGACTGCGAGCCACGCCGGAGCGTATCGAGCTGGAGAACTACAGAGTCTCCATGCAAAAAGAGGAGCTGGAAGAAGTTCCAGAGGAGACGCTGGCGGAGCACAATCTGAGCAGTCTGCTGGATAAGGGAGGACCAGACGAGGAGGAGGCCGCCAGCAG TAGCTCAGAGTCTGAgatggaggaagatgaggaggatgaggaggaggatgatggttaTGAACCTGCGCCCTCCTCTGATCTTGGCGGTGTGCCCTGGAAGGAGGCTGTGAAGATTCATGCAAAACTGAAGGGTCGGAGTCCGGATGAAATGGAAGCAGATCGGGCTGTGGATCTGGGTGTCAGTGAGGAGGAGGATgacgaagatgatgatgatgaggaggaaccGTCTAGTGAAG AGGGTGAGTATTGCCCCTGGGAGAGAGAACTGCAGCAGGGTCTATGGCTTCAGCGTATCTCTGATGAAGACGCAGTTGGTACATTTAAAG CCGGGAACCTCAAACTTCAGCAAGCGCTGACCCCCGTGGACCCCATGGAGATAAAAGTGGATGTCCACTGGACTCATGTCCACAAGGTTCGCCAAGAGCAGGATGGGGTTAACACAGAGGGGGAAGAAGTGGGCACGTCTTCTCCTTCTAAAG CGCTCCTGCTCCCCTCCCACCGCCATGATCCCGTTAGAGCGTGGCTGGAGACCGTACCCGGAG TCGCCTGTGAGGATGAAGAGGCTGAGGTGCTGGGGACTGGTCTTCTAGAGGCTGGCGCAGGAGGTGATGGGGACACGTCTGCAGATCTTGGTGACG ATGACGACATCCCATCTGACGCGGAGGCCGAGGAGAGACTTCAGCAGTCAGAGAGGCTGAGGCTCAGACTGGACGAGGGGTCTGATGCGCCTTCCAGCGGACAGAACG AGTCTGACAGAGGTTCCTGTGCAGCTTCAGCGACCCTCGAGCCTGAAGTCTTCAGCCCTAAGGCGGAGAGTGAGAAG GTCTCCGTGTTGACTCCCAAGGAGCAGACTTCACCCAGTATCAGATTCTTTCCGGAGCCCTACATCCCGAGAGCTGGCAGCAAAGCCTCAACTCCATTAGAACCAAAAGCTTTTACCCCGGTTTCACCCGTTTGTTCCCAGCCAACCCCAACACAAGAACTGGTAACCCCGACGTCTCCCACAAAATCCCCGTCAATTCCACCTCTCCTGCGACCCTTGAGGTCACCGGCTTCCCCTATATGCTCTCAACCCTTACCTTCCACAGAGGTGGTCACCGTTCCTCCCACCACCAAGTCGCCTGTTTGTCTGCAGCCAAGTCCGGTCATCACTTCCACCCCCCTAGCCAAGCTGCCGTTTAGTAGCCATGTAGTGCGGACAGACTCGTTGACCAGCCCCAATTCAGAAGAGGCTTTGAAACGTATTGACCTCATAGAGGAATTTTGGACCAAAAGTGCCGAGATCCGTCGTAGCCTCGGATTGACACCTGTGGAGCGGGGCAGAACATCGGAGGTCAATTTTCAATCCATGGAGCCCTCTGCAGCCAGGACCCCGGTGTCTAAAGCTACGCAAGGTGATTTGAAGTCTCCACCTCTGAAAACTCATCACGTCCTCAAGAAAGTGAATCCCAATAGACTGGACCCCGAGCTCCTGTCACCCCTTACTCCCATTTCTCCATCTGAAAAGGAACTGAAGAGCTCTGAGGGTGAAAGGAGAGATTTGTCCACCAGTTCAGGTCTCGGACTGAATGGCAGTAATTCCAATACTCGAACAGCGGCCAGTGAGAGTTTCAACACCTCTGACTCTGCACTGCTTACTCCACCTTCtagtcctcctcctcccccgccacAAGGAGAAGAACCTGCTACCCTCCAAAAAGGTTTAGCCTCCTGGCAGAATGGACCAGAATCCATCCCATCGCCGCTTCCCCAAGTCAAGGTGAAATCTCCAGATGTTCCTCAGACCCCCAAATTGGAAGAAGTTCGTAAGTCCTTCGTTGAGAGCGTGGACGAGATCCCTTTTGCCGATGATGTGGAAGACACCTACGATGAGAGAACCGATAACTCCAGCCTGCACGAGAGGTTCTTCACCCCTCCAACAAGTCGGACTAAACTCCAGAGACTGCCCTTGACTAAGGAGAATGGAGAACTTCCATCTTCTGTAGAAAGAGGTCGTCACAGAAAAAGACTTCTTCCGCAATTGACTACTGAAGCTAAAGAGCTGGCCGAGGAGAGGATGAGGGCGAGGGAGAAGTCTGTGAAAAGCGCGGCCTTGAGGGACGCCATGGCCCAACAGCTTCACAAGATGAAGCAGCTGGAAACCGTGCAGGCGCCTCACCGAGGGTCAGTTCTGTCTTCCACCAAACTCTCTCCTCGCCTCCCTGCAGAGTCCAGAGCTCTAGCCGAGGCGCCGACTCTCAGACTAGGAGCTGCAGATGAACTTTTTCTATCTTCTCTGCCAGCTGAGGGCTCAATCACCTCATCAGAAGGTTCGGGGGGTGGGAAACCCAAGAAGAGGCCTTCCTTGTTCTCCCCAAGGAAGAAGGAGAAAAAGTCCAAGGGAGAGATGAGCCGCCTGTCTGACAAACAGGACGACGGCACCAAACCTAAATCACTGTGGAAGTCTGTCTTCTCTGGTtataagaaggagaagaagaagaagtcgGCGGATGAGAAGTCTACACCGAGCACTCCTTCGAGCACCACCACCGTGGACTCCGGGAAGGTTAAAGTGTCCAATGTGGTCCGTGGAGCAG AACTTCCGCTCAGACGACACCTGAGCTTCTCTGAGGATTCTGATCTTTCCAGCGATGACGTCCTAGAGAAATCCTCACAGAAGTCCAAGCGCGAG TCGGTCTATGTCCCCCACGCTCTGGCGTTCAGACGGTCGTATTCATCAAAG AAAACGTACACAGACGAGGAGCTGAACGCTAAACTCACCAAAAGGGTCCAAAAAGCCGCGCGGAGACAAGCGAAACAAGAGGAGCTGAAGAGGCTGCACCGGGCCCAG ATCATTCAGCGGCAGCTGGAGCAGGTGGAAGAGAAGCAGCGGCAGCTGGAGGAGCGAGGGGTCGCGGTGGAGAAGGCGCTGCGGGGAGAAGCCG ACTATTGGGGAGAGTCTTATTACAGTGACCTCATCGATGTGCACCTGGGTG GAATGGGCAAGAAGGACGACCCCAAACTGATGCAGGAATGGTTCCGGCTGGTGCAGGAGAAGAACGCGCTGGTCCGATACGAGTCCGAGCTGATGATCTT CGCCCGGGAGCTGGAGCTCGAGGATCGGCAGAGTCGGCTACAGCAGGAGCTGCGGGAGAGGATGGCGGTGGAGG ACCAGCTGAAGAGCGAGCAGGAGCTGACGGACGAGAAGCAGATCCTGAACGAGATGCTGGACGTGGTGGAGCAGCGGGACGCACTGGTGGCGCTGCTGGAGGAGCAGAGGCTGcgcgagaaggaggaggacaaggacTTGGAGGAAGTGATGCTATCCAAAGGCTACAACCTGAACTGGTCCTGA
- the MICAL3 gene encoding F-actin-monooxygenase MICAL3 isoform X14: MEDGRNDKANQAHVLFDRFVQATTCKGTVKSFQELCDYLELKPRDYRSFYHKLKSKLNYWKAKALWSKLDKRSGHKDYKKGKACSNTKCLIIGAGPCGLRTAIELGFLGAKVVVVEKRDAFSRNNVLHLWPFTIHDLRGLGAKKFYGKFCAGAIDHISIRQLQLILLKVSLILGIEIHVNVEFQGLIEPPEEQEKERIGWRAKVHPKGHPISEYDFDVIIGADGRRNTLAGFRRKEFRGKLAIAITANFINRNTTAEAKVEEISGVAFIFNQKFFQDLREATGIDLENIVYYKDDTHYFVMTAKKQSLLEKGVILQDYADTEMLLSRANVDQEALQNYATEAARFSTHQQLPTLDFAINHYGQPDVAMFDFTCMYASENAGLVRERNGHRLLVALVGDSLLEPFWPMGTGIARGFLAAMDSAWMIRSWAYGASPLEVLAERESIYRLLPQTTPENVSKNFSQYSLDPTTRYPNVNLQFLRPSQVRHLFYTGEMKDVNLEIGNLVNAQRTPKLGRNESVARTGKLLSWCQKQTDGYAGVSVTDLTMSWKSGLALCAIIHRYRPELIDFGSLDERNVEKNNQLAFDIAERELGISPIMTGKEMASVGEPDKLSMVVYLSQFYEMFKETTNAEDADQNLDEKAALLASTKSPISFLSKLGQTISRKRTPKDKKEKEVDSSGKRRKTSQSEDEDSSRPNRDERPLLVGALTDRRMDATAGNQNKVKSMATQLLAKFEENAPAPNTGLRKQASFRKEFPQNLGGSDVCYFCHRRVYVMERLSAEGKFFHRSCFQCDYCNTTLRLSCYAYDLEDGKFYCKPHYCYRRSGYSQRKRAAAPAQVSKELKGPTKDTPDAEDPGRAPTLPLAAAEKTPGPSINCEDHTAAKRLRATPERIELENYRVSMQKEELEEVPEETLAEHNLSSLLDKGGPDEEEAASSSSESEMEEDEEDEEEDDGYEPAPSSDLGGVPWKEAVKIHAKLKGRSPDEMEADRAVDLGVSEEEDDEDDDDEEEPSSEEGEYCPWERELQQGLWLQRISDEDAVGTFKAGNLKLQQALTPVDPMEIKVDVHWTHVHKVRQEQDGVNTEGEEVGTSSPSKALLLPSHRHDPVRAWLETVPGVACEDEEAEVLGTGLLEAGAGGDGDTSADLGDDDDIPSDAEAEERLQQSERLRLRLDEGSDAPSSGQNESDRGSCAASATLEPEVFSPKAESEKVSVLTPKEQTSPSIRFFPEPYIPRAGSKASTPLEPKAFTPVSPVCSQPTPTQELVTPTSPTKSPSIPPLLRPLRSPASPICSQPLPSTEVVTVPPTTKSPVCLQPSPVITSTPLAKLPFSSHVVRTDSLTSPNSEEALKRIDLIEEFWTKSAEIRRSLGLTPVERGRTSEVNFQSMEPSAARTPVSKATQGDLKSPPLKTHHVLKKVNPNRLDPELLSPLTPISPSEKELKSSEGERRDLSTSSGLGLNGSNSNTRTAASESFNTSDSALLTPPSSPPPPPPQGEEPATLQKGLASWQNGPESIPSPLPQVKVKSPDVPQTPKLEEVRKSFVESVDEIPFADDVEDTYDERTDNSSLHERFFTPPTSRTKLQRLPLTKENGELPSSVERGRHRKRLLPQLTTEAKELAEERMRAREKSVKSAALRDAMAQQLHKMKQLETVQAPHRGSVLSSTKLSPRLPAESRALAEAPTLRLGAADELFLSSLPAEGSITSSEGSGGGKPKKRPSLFSPRKKEKKSKGEMSRLSDKQDDGTKPKSLWKSVFSGYKKEKKKKSADEKSTPSTPSSTTTVDSGKVKVSNVVRGAELPLRRHLSFSEDSDLSSDDVLEKSSQKSKRERRRRDPNIHVKREEVSSWVAGAS, encoded by the exons GGACTGATCGAGCCCCCGGAAGAGCAAGAAAAAGAAC GCATCGGCTGGAGAGCAAAAGTGCACCCCAAGGGTCACCCCATATCGGAATATGACTTCGATGTCATTATTGGCGCGGACGGCCGGAGGAACACATTGGCCG GTTTTCGAAGGAAAGAATTTCGCGGCAAACTCGCCATCGCCATTACCGCCAATTTTATCAACCGGAACACCACGGCGGAGGCCAAGGTGGAGGAGATCAGCGGTGTCGCCTTTATCTTCAATCAGAAGTTTTTCCAGGACCTGCGAGAGGCGACGG GGATCGATCTGGAGAACATCGTCTACTACAAGGATGACACCCACTACTTTGTCATGACGGCCAAGAAGCAGAGTCTGCTGGAGAAAGGGGTCATCTTACAG GATTATGCCGACACCGAGATGTTGTTGTCACGTGCCAACGTGGATCAGGAGGCGCTGCAGAACTACGCCACCGAGGCCGCGCGCTTCTCCACCCATCAGCAGCTGCCCACACTGGATTTTGCCATCAATCACTATGGGCAGCCGGACGTGGCCATGTTTGACTTTACCTGCATGTACGCCTCCGAGAACGCCGGCCTGGTGCGCGAGAGAAATGGACACCGGCTGCTTGTAGCGCTAGTCGGCGACAGTCTCCTGGAG CCCTTCTGGCCTATGGGGACCGGCATAGCACGAGGCTTCCTGGCTGCTATGGACTCAGCTTGGATGATACGCAGCTGGGCTTATGGAGCGAGCCCTCTAGAAGTCCTGGCTGAGAG GGAGAGCATTTACCGGTTACTTCCTCAGACAACACCGGAGAATGTGAGCAAGAACTTCAGTCAGTACAGTCTGGACCCCACCACTCGTTACCCCAACGTAAACCTTCAGTTCCTGCGGCCGAGCCAG GTTCGGCATTTGTTCTATACTGGAGAAATGAAGGACGTCAATCTGGAGATTGGAAATCTGGTAAATGCCCAGAGGACGCCCAAACTGGGCAGAAATG AGTCGGTGGCGCGCACCGGTAAGCTGCTGAGCTGGTGTCAGAAGCAGACGGACGGCTACGCCGGAGTCAGCGTTACCGACCTCACCATGTCTTGGAAAAGCGGCCTTGCCCTCTGTGCCATTATCCACCGGTACCGCCCCGAGCTCAT TGACTTTGGCTCCCTCGACGAGAGGAACGTTGAGAAGAACAATCAGTTGGCTTTCGACATCGCTGAGCGTGAGCTGGGCATCTCCCCCATCATGACCGGGAAAGAAATGGCGTCCGTCGGGGAGCCAGACAAGCTATCCATGGTGGTGTACCTCAGCCAGTTCTACGAGATGTTCAAGGAGACCACCAACGCTG AAGACGCAGATCAGAATCTGGACGAGAAAGCCGCCCTCCTGGCCAGCACGAAAtcgcccatctccttcctgagcaagCTGGGGCAGACAATCTCCCGGAAACGCACCCCCAAG gaCAAGAAAGAAAAAGAGGTGGACAGCTCGGGCAAGAGGCGGAAAACCAGCCAATCAGAAGAC GAGGACAGCTCCCGACCCAACCGGGATGAGAGACCCTTGTTAGTCGGTGCCCTGACCGACAGGCGGATGGACGCGACTGCTGGGAATCAGAACAAGGTGAAATCCATGGCGACTCAGCTCCTGGCCAAATTCGAGGAGAACGCGCCTGCGCCTAACACCGGACTCAGGAAACAG GCATCTTTCAGGAAAGAATTCCCTCAGAACCTCGGGGGCAGCGATGTCTGTTACTTCTGCCACAGGAGAGTCTACGTCATGGAGCGTTTGAGCGCAGAGGGGAAATTCTTCCATCGAAGCTGCTTTCAATGTGACTACTGCAATACAACTCTGCGTCTTTCCTGCTACGCCTATGACCTGGAAGATG gaaaatTTTATTGCAAACCGCACTACTGTTACAGACGTTCTGGGTACAGCCAGCGGAAGAGGGCGGCCGCTCCTGCGCAGGTCAGCAAG GAGCTCAAAGGACCCACAAAGGATACCCCCGATGCTGAAGATCCTGGCCGAGCCCCCACGTTGCCACTTGCTGCTGCAGAGAAGACCCCAG GTCCCAGTATAAACTGTGAGGATCACACGGCAGCGAAAAGACTGCGAGCCACGCCGGAGCGTATCGAGCTGGAGAACTACAGAGTCTCCATGCAAAAAGAGGAGCTGGAAGAAGTTCCAGAGGAGACGCTGGCGGAGCACAATCTGAGCAGTCTGCTGGATAAGGGAGGACCAGACGAGGAGGAGGCCGCCAGCAG TAGCTCAGAGTCTGAgatggaggaagatgaggaggatgaggaggaggatgatggttaTGAACCTGCGCCCTCCTCTGATCTTGGCGGTGTGCCCTGGAAGGAGGCTGTGAAGATTCATGCAAAACTGAAGGGTCGGAGTCCGGATGAAATGGAAGCAGATCGGGCTGTGGATCTGGGTGTCAGTGAGGAGGAGGATgacgaagatgatgatgatgaggaggaaccGTCTAGTGAAG AGGGTGAGTATTGCCCCTGGGAGAGAGAACTGCAGCAGGGTCTATGGCTTCAGCGTATCTCTGATGAAGACGCAGTTGGTACATTTAAAG CCGGGAACCTCAAACTTCAGCAAGCGCTGACCCCCGTGGACCCCATGGAGATAAAAGTGGATGTCCACTGGACTCATGTCCACAAGGTTCGCCAAGAGCAGGATGGGGTTAACACAGAGGGGGAAGAAGTGGGCACGTCTTCTCCTTCTAAAG CGCTCCTGCTCCCCTCCCACCGCCATGATCCCGTTAGAGCGTGGCTGGAGACCGTACCCGGAG TCGCCTGTGAGGATGAAGAGGCTGAGGTGCTGGGGACTGGTCTTCTAGAGGCTGGCGCAGGAGGTGATGGGGACACGTCTGCAGATCTTGGTGACG ATGACGACATCCCATCTGACGCGGAGGCCGAGGAGAGACTTCAGCAGTCAGAGAGGCTGAGGCTCAGACTGGACGAGGGGTCTGATGCGCCTTCCAGCGGACAGAACG AGTCTGACAGAGGTTCCTGTGCAGCTTCAGCGACCCTCGAGCCTGAAGTCTTCAGCCCTAAGGCGGAGAGTGAGAAG GTCTCCGTGTTGACTCCCAAGGAGCAGACTTCACCCAGTATCAGATTCTTTCCGGAGCCCTACATCCCGAGAGCTGGCAGCAAAGCCTCAACTCCATTAGAACCAAAAGCTTTTACCCCGGTTTCACCCGTTTGTTCCCAGCCAACCCCAACACAAGAACTGGTAACCCCGACGTCTCCCACAAAATCCCCGTCAATTCCACCTCTCCTGCGACCCTTGAGGTCACCGGCTTCCCCTATATGCTCTCAACCCTTACCTTCCACAGAGGTGGTCACCGTTCCTCCCACCACCAAGTCGCCTGTTTGTCTGCAGCCAAGTCCGGTCATCACTTCCACCCCCCTAGCCAAGCTGCCGTTTAGTAGCCATGTAGTGCGGACAGACTCGTTGACCAGCCCCAATTCAGAAGAGGCTTTGAAACGTATTGACCTCATAGAGGAATTTTGGACCAAAAGTGCCGAGATCCGTCGTAGCCTCGGATTGACACCTGTGGAGCGGGGCAGAACATCGGAGGTCAATTTTCAATCCATGGAGCCCTCTGCAGCCAGGACCCCGGTGTCTAAAGCTACGCAAGGTGATTTGAAGTCTCCACCTCTGAAAACTCATCACGTCCTCAAGAAAGTGAATCCCAATAGACTGGACCCCGAGCTCCTGTCACCCCTTACTCCCATTTCTCCATCTGAAAAGGAACTGAAGAGCTCTGAGGGTGAAAGGAGAGATTTGTCCACCAGTTCAGGTCTCGGACTGAATGGCAGTAATTCCAATACTCGAACAGCGGCCAGTGAGAGTTTCAACACCTCTGACTCTGCACTGCTTACTCCACCTTCtagtcctcctcctcccccgccacAAGGAGAAGAACCTGCTACCCTCCAAAAAGGTTTAGCCTCCTGGCAGAATGGACCAGAATCCATCCCATCGCCGCTTCCCCAAGTCAAGGTGAAATCTCCAGATGTTCCTCAGACCCCCAAATTGGAAGAAGTTCGTAAGTCCTTCGTTGAGAGCGTGGACGAGATCCCTTTTGCCGATGATGTGGAAGACACCTACGATGAGAGAACCGATAACTCCAGCCTGCACGAGAGGTTCTTCACCCCTCCAACAAGTCGGACTAAACTCCAGAGACTGCCCTTGACTAAGGAGAATGGAGAACTTCCATCTTCTGTAGAAAGAGGTCGTCACAGAAAAAGACTTCTTCCGCAATTGACTACTGAAGCTAAAGAGCTGGCCGAGGAGAGGATGAGGGCGAGGGAGAAGTCTGTGAAAAGCGCGGCCTTGAGGGACGCCATGGCCCAACAGCTTCACAAGATGAAGCAGCTGGAAACCGTGCAGGCGCCTCACCGAGGGTCAGTTCTGTCTTCCACCAAACTCTCTCCTCGCCTCCCTGCAGAGTCCAGAGCTCTAGCCGAGGCGCCGACTCTCAGACTAGGAGCTGCAGATGAACTTTTTCTATCTTCTCTGCCAGCTGAGGGCTCAATCACCTCATCAGAAGGTTCGGGGGGTGGGAAACCCAAGAAGAGGCCTTCCTTGTTCTCCCCAAGGAAGAAGGAGAAAAAGTCCAAGGGAGAGATGAGCCGCCTGTCTGACAAACAGGACGACGGCACCAAACCTAAATCACTGTGGAAGTCTGTCTTCTCTGGTtataagaaggagaagaagaagaagtcgGCGGATGAGAAGTCTACACCGAGCACTCCTTCGAGCACCACCACCGTGGACTCCGGGAAGGTTAAAGTGTCCAATGTGGTCCGTGGAGCAG AACTTCCGCTCAGACGACACCTGAGCTTCTCTGAGGATTCTGATCTTTCCAGCGATGACGTCCTAGAGAAATCCTCACAGAAGTCCAAGCGCGAG CGCCGCCGCCGTGATCCCAATATTCATGTGAAAAGAGAAGAGGTATCGTCTTGGGTAGCTGGTGCTAGTTAG